The Corynebacterium poyangense genome includes a window with the following:
- a CDS encoding PadR family transcriptional regulator: MSFSHSILAVLARGPATPSTIRRQLETEIATLDRLNMGQVSQALIRLERDNYIIAHGELRATNGRSSTEWQITDDGRTELNQWWAHPVERSYQDRDELIIKIILAINSAEVSVLSIVDRQRSHVIKQLRQLNRHMREEPAFMSATQLQRERRIFELEAEMRWLDRVEELGL; encoded by the coding sequence ATGTCATTTTCCCATTCAATCCTTGCCGTGTTGGCAAGAGGTCCAGCAACTCCGTCAACAATACGAAGACAACTAGAAACTGAGATTGCCACCCTAGATCGACTTAATATGGGACAGGTTTCTCAGGCTCTCATCAGGCTCGAAAGAGATAACTACATCATCGCTCATGGTGAGCTACGAGCGACCAATGGGCGAAGCTCAACTGAATGGCAGATCACTGATGATGGCCGCACCGAACTAAATCAGTGGTGGGCACATCCAGTGGAACGCTCCTACCAGGACCGTGACGAGCTGATTATCAAGATCATTCTCGCAATCAATAGTGCTGAGGTCTCCGTGCTGAGCATCGTGGATCGCCAACGCAGTCATGTGATTAAGCAATTGCGTCAATTAAATCGGCACATGCGGGAGGAACCCGCCTTCATGTCTGCGACCCAGCTGCAAAGGGAAAGAAGAATTTTTGAGTTAGAGGCCGAAATGCGATGGCTTGACCGCGTGGAGGAATTAGGATTATGA
- a CDS encoding ABC transporter ATP-binding protein yields the protein MTTLPKPAALRLQDVSAVLGSGARTVKALSQVNLTVELGEFVAVMGPSGSGKSTLLNVAGLLLPPTTGHVFIAGIAAENLNKNKATELRRTHLGFVFQHYNMINTLTLRENVALPLELDGSPTRAALSQAEEALAEVGLDGLGERYPDEVSGGQVQRAAIARALIGPRTVLLADEPTGALDTATSDEVLRVLRKRIDQGAAGLLVTHEPRLAAWADRTVRMRDGQLWEEGA from the coding sequence ATGACTACATTGCCGAAGCCTGCTGCGTTGCGCCTGCAGGATGTCAGCGCCGTGCTAGGAAGTGGCGCACGAACAGTCAAGGCACTCAGTCAGGTGAACTTGACCGTGGAGCTTGGGGAATTCGTCGCTGTTATGGGGCCATCTGGCTCCGGAAAATCCACTCTTCTTAATGTCGCTGGTCTCTTACTACCGCCCACCACAGGACATGTTTTCATTGCGGGGATCGCTGCGGAAAATCTCAACAAAAACAAAGCCACTGAGCTTCGTAGAACCCATCTCGGTTTTGTTTTTCAGCACTACAACATGATCAATACTCTCACCCTGAGAGAAAACGTGGCACTTCCCCTAGAACTCGACGGCTCCCCTACCCGAGCGGCTTTAAGCCAAGCCGAAGAAGCATTAGCTGAAGTGGGTTTGGATGGTTTAGGCGAACGATACCCGGATGAGGTCTCTGGGGGCCAAGTACAACGAGCAGCCATCGCACGAGCGCTTATTGGTCCACGCACAGTGCTGTTAGCTGACGAACCCACCGGTGCCCTTGACACTGCTACGAGCGATGAAGTCCTTCGCGTCCTCAGGAAACGAATAGATCAGGGAGCAGCCGGATTATTAGTCACTCATGAACCGCGCCTGGCAGCCTGGGCAGACCGTACCGTCCGAATGCGCGACGGCCAACTCTGGGAAGAGGGTGCCTAA
- a CDS encoding M23 family metallopeptidase, with protein MTIAAAGVSTAGMGGAAAAQASSNHSAVNYQMVAESSDINQGTSPQILAITENQPMANLQEQLTKAIESNAQRIKAENDERIAAAAEAAKHISEKPGGVVLPTVGTLTSPFGMRWGVLHPGIDLANSIGTPIYSVMDGTVIDAGPASGFGQWIRVQHDDGSISVYGHIETIDVTVGQRVVAGQKIAGMGNRGFSTGPHLHFEIHPGGQAAVDPVAWFQEHGIFISS; from the coding sequence ATGACAATCGCTGCTGCGGGTGTCTCTACAGCCGGCATGGGTGGCGCCGCCGCTGCCCAAGCGTCCAGCAATCACTCCGCCGTCAACTACCAAATGGTGGCTGAATCAAGCGATATTAACCAGGGGACTTCCCCGCAGATCCTAGCCATCACTGAAAATCAACCGATGGCTAACCTCCAGGAGCAGCTCACCAAAGCCATCGAGTCCAACGCTCAGCGGATTAAGGCTGAAAATGACGAGCGCATTGCTGCTGCCGCCGAAGCAGCCAAGCACATTTCCGAGAAGCCAGGAGGAGTTGTCCTTCCGACAGTTGGAACCCTAACCTCTCCTTTCGGCATGAGGTGGGGCGTTCTTCACCCCGGCATTGACCTAGCCAATAGCATCGGAACTCCGATTTACTCGGTCATGGACGGTACGGTGATCGATGCCGGCCCCGCTTCTGGATTCGGCCAATGGATTCGAGTACAACACGACGACGGCTCCATCTCCGTGTACGGACACATTGAGACCATCGACGTCACCGTCGGACAACGCGTCGTCGCTGGCCAAAAGATCGCCGGCATGGGTAACCGCGGTTTTTCCACCGGTCCACATTTGCACTTTGAAATTCATCCGGGCGGACAAGCAGCCGTCGACCCTGTTGCCTGGTTCCAAGAACACGGAATTTTTATTAGCTCCTAG
- the purN gene encoding phosphoribosylglycinamide formyltransferase, whose amino-acid sequence MSSSESISVVVLVSGSGTLLQAILDHQDESYRVKKVVADTPCQALDRASQAGITTEVVALGKDRAEWNIRLAEAVAQAQPDIVVSAGFMRILGSEFLERYSGRIINTHPALLPSFPGAHGVRDALAYGVKVTGSTVHFVDEGVDTGPIIAQEAVSIQPDDTEDSLHERIKKVERRLIVSLLRRAQIDGQTGEVHFKNDEKSH is encoded by the coding sequence GTGTCATCCTCGGAATCGATTAGTGTTGTTGTCCTTGTCTCAGGTAGCGGAACCTTGCTCCAAGCCATCTTGGATCATCAGGATGAAAGCTATCGGGTCAAGAAAGTCGTGGCAGATACGCCATGTCAAGCCCTAGACCGAGCATCCCAGGCTGGAATTACTACTGAAGTAGTAGCGTTAGGGAAAGACCGTGCGGAATGGAATATCCGGTTAGCTGAGGCTGTTGCCCAAGCTCAACCGGATATTGTTGTATCTGCCGGTTTTATGCGGATCCTGGGATCTGAATTTTTGGAACGCTATAGCGGGCGCATTATCAACACTCATCCTGCTTTACTGCCTAGTTTCCCCGGTGCTCACGGAGTACGTGACGCGTTGGCCTATGGAGTAAAGGTGACCGGTTCCACTGTTCACTTCGTTGATGAAGGGGTGGATACCGGCCCCATCATCGCCCAAGAGGCGGTCAGCATACAGCCCGATGACACCGAAGATTCGCTTCATGAGCGGATAAAGAAAGTTGAACGCCGACTTATCGTCTCACTACTGCGCCGCGCTCAGATTGACGGCCAAACTGGAGAGGTTCACTTCAAGAATGACGAAAAAAGCCATTAA
- a CDS encoding cell division protein PerM, producing MSNQDSPRTRPGSRRPHTIKRRGLRFGSTKKRRENTVVPTTFKARLLHYLPTVAIPNVTMVLIIIAISLLILMLSGTTLVALPATIAIGWLVTNLIPVSAGGVSFGVLPLVPALTFVTLLSRQIHRAVKHRVSIADLGVITGLVIVVPLLLTGIASLMLLSASAVFDVNLPPLFPTLSRVVVLHLCALIMGMGTRLWRALFRRYGIPETVADDIRTARHFLARLASIAFLVYLLFFILGLSRQTDILAAYHEPGALDIAGLVIISLCYLPQAVLAVAAALVGGEYHVGDASLSLFNIHLVPLPPLPLFGAMPNTAASWAPLFLIIPAGLALLSVWRHRPTWRSAVISGSCAFIIALIVGWLSSGNLAAYGQTGPLLFLSAGLVFLWLGGIGLLGALFSGIQDWWTRRQQQQWVDHEPEPQPDIPSEEPAGSVEPEPQAEEERGNLDEEDLEEEDTTPDLDVEETSAEKQTLADTEAEAEITGEDSKEQTAPKDESTELND from the coding sequence ATGAGTAATCAAGACAGCCCCCGCACCCGGCCAGGGAGTCGGCGTCCGCACACGATAAAAAGACGCGGCCTCCGTTTCGGTTCCACCAAGAAACGCAGGGAAAACACCGTTGTTCCGACGACTTTTAAGGCTCGGCTGCTTCATTACCTACCTACCGTCGCCATTCCAAATGTGACGATGGTGCTCATTATTATTGCAATTTCTTTATTAATTCTCATGCTGAGCGGAACTACATTGGTTGCGCTTCCAGCAACCATCGCCATCGGTTGGTTAGTGACTAATCTCATACCGGTGAGCGCGGGGGGTGTTAGTTTTGGAGTACTACCATTAGTCCCAGCATTAACATTTGTCACATTGCTGTCCCGTCAAATTCATCGGGCGGTCAAACATCGGGTGTCCATCGCCGATCTCGGTGTCATTACCGGCCTCGTTATTGTGGTGCCTTTGCTTCTCACGGGAATCGCGTCGCTCATGCTCTTAAGCGCATCAGCAGTGTTCGACGTCAACCTCCCCCCACTATTCCCGACTCTGAGCCGAGTGGTGGTGCTGCACTTATGCGCACTGATAATGGGAATGGGAACGAGGCTATGGCGGGCGCTCTTTCGTCGCTACGGCATCCCAGAAACCGTGGCAGATGATATTCGCACCGCGCGGCACTTCCTGGCTCGACTAGCCAGCATTGCGTTCCTTGTTTATCTCCTTTTCTTTATCCTCGGTTTGTCTCGTCAAACAGATATCCTGGCGGCCTATCACGAACCAGGTGCTCTCGATATTGCAGGCCTGGTAATTATCAGTCTGTGCTATCTCCCCCAAGCCGTCCTAGCTGTTGCAGCCGCTCTCGTGGGTGGGGAATACCACGTGGGAGATGCCTCCTTAAGTTTGTTTAATATCCACTTGGTGCCGCTTCCCCCGTTGCCCCTTTTCGGCGCCATGCCAAACACAGCGGCAAGCTGGGCGCCACTATTTCTCATCATCCCCGCCGGCCTCGCATTGCTCAGCGTATGGCGGCATCGGCCTACCTGGCGATCCGCCGTCATTTCCGGGAGCTGCGCCTTTATTATCGCCCTCATCGTCGGTTGGCTATCGAGCGGAAACCTCGCCGCTTATGGGCAGACCGGGCCACTTTTATTCCTGAGTGCAGGTTTGGTTTTCCTATGGCTCGGAGGCATTGGTTTACTTGGCGCTTTATTCTCTGGCATTCAGGATTGGTGGACACGGCGCCAACAACAGCAGTGGGTAGACCATGAGCCAGAACCTCAACCGGATATTCCTTCGGAAGAACCTGCAGGAAGCGTCGAACCTGAACCTCAAGCGGAAGAGGAACGAGGCAACCTCGATGAAGAGGATCTGGAAGAAGAAGATACGACGCCTGACCTTGATGTTGAAGAGACTTCAGCAGAAAAACAAACCCTGGCTGATACCGAAGCTGAAGCAGAGATAACAGGAGAAGATTCTAAGGAGCAGACTGCACCCAAGGATGAGTCCACGGAGTTGAACGACTAG